The following are encoded in a window of Methylocystis rosea genomic DNA:
- a CDS encoding ABC-F family ATP-binding cassette domain-containing protein codes for MIRLENISKQNGHQILFIEASATLLKGERVGLVGPNGAGKTTLFRMIAGQEHPDEGQVAVDRGVTIGYFNQDVGEMSGRSAVSEVMDGAGPVSAVASELKQLEDAMVDPDRADDMEEIIERYGEVQGRFEELDGYALEGRAREILAGLSFTQEMMDADVGALSGGWKMRVALARILIMRPDAMLLDEPSNHLDLESLIWLEEFLKAYDGVLLMTSHDREFMNRIVTKVVEIDGGALTTYSGNYVFYEQQRAQNEKQAQAQFERQQAMLAKEIKFIERFKARASHAAQVQSRVKKLEKIDRVEPPKRRQTVLFEFPPAPRSGDDVITLKNVHKSYGARRIYEGLNFQVRRNERWCVMGVNGAGKSTLLKLVAGSSLPDDGAVAQGGSVKMGYFAQHAMELLDGERTVFQSLEDSFPQAGQGALRTLAGCFGFSGDDVEKKCRVLSGGEKARLVMAKMLYDPPNFLVLDEPTNHLDLATKEMLITALSQYEGAMLFVSHDRHFLAALSNRVLELTPDGVHVYGGGYTEYVARTGHEAPGLRS; via the coding sequence TCAAGGGCGAGAGGGTCGGCCTCGTCGGTCCCAATGGGGCCGGCAAGACGACGCTTTTCCGGATGATTGCGGGACAGGAGCATCCCGACGAGGGTCAGGTGGCCGTCGATCGGGGCGTGACCATCGGCTACTTCAATCAGGACGTCGGCGAGATGTCTGGCCGCAGCGCCGTGTCTGAAGTGATGGACGGCGCGGGTCCGGTCAGCGCGGTGGCTTCCGAGCTGAAGCAGCTGGAGGACGCCATGGTCGATCCTGACCGGGCGGACGACATGGAAGAAATCATCGAGCGTTACGGCGAGGTGCAGGGGCGCTTCGAGGAATTGGACGGCTACGCCCTGGAAGGCCGCGCGCGCGAAATCCTGGCGGGCCTGAGCTTCACTCAGGAGATGATGGACGCCGATGTCGGCGCCCTGTCGGGCGGCTGGAAAATGCGCGTGGCGCTCGCCCGCATCCTCATCATGCGCCCCGACGCCATGCTTCTCGATGAGCCGAGCAACCATCTGGATTTGGAAAGCCTGATCTGGCTGGAGGAATTCCTCAAAGCCTATGACGGCGTGCTGCTGATGACCTCGCACGACCGCGAGTTCATGAACCGCATCGTCACCAAGGTGGTGGAAATCGACGGCGGCGCGTTGACGACCTATTCGGGCAATTACGTGTTCTACGAGCAACAACGCGCGCAGAACGAGAAGCAGGCGCAGGCGCAATTTGAGCGTCAGCAGGCGATGCTCGCCAAGGAAATCAAGTTCATCGAGCGGTTCAAGGCGCGCGCATCGCACGCCGCGCAAGTGCAGAGCCGCGTGAAGAAGCTCGAGAAAATCGACAGGGTGGAGCCGCCCAAGCGCCGCCAGACGGTTTTGTTCGAATTCCCGCCAGCGCCGCGCTCCGGCGACGACGTGATCACCCTGAAGAACGTGCACAAGAGCTACGGCGCCAGGAGAATCTACGAGGGACTGAATTTTCAAGTGCGCCGCAATGAGCGGTGGTGCGTCATGGGCGTCAACGGCGCCGGCAAGTCCACGCTGTTAAAATTGGTGGCGGGCTCCTCGCTGCCGGACGACGGCGCCGTCGCGCAGGGCGGCAGCGTCAAAATGGGCTACTTCGCGCAACACGCGATGGAGTTACTGGACGGCGAGCGCACCGTGTTCCAGTCGCTGGAGGACTCGTTCCCTCAGGCAGGACAGGGCGCGCTGCGCACGTTGGCGGGCTGCTTCGGCTTCTCCGGCGACGATGTTGAGAAGAAATGCCGGGTGTTGTCAGGCGGCGAAAAAGCGCGACTCGTCATGGCGAAAATGCTTTACGACCCGCCGAACTTTCTCGTGCTGGACGAACCCACGAACCATCTCGATCTGGCGACCAAGGAGATGCTCATCACGGCGCTGTCGCAATATGAGGGCGCCATGCTGTTCGTCTCGCACGATCGTCACTTCCTGGCCGCGCTATCCAATCGGGTGCTGGAACTGACGCCCGACGGCGTTCATGTTTACGGCGGCGGCTACACCGAATATGTGGCGCGCACGGGCCATGAGGCGCCCGGTCTCCGGAGCTGA
- a CDS encoding hybrid sensor histidine kinase/response regulator yields MMAADGAAQVVPRVEDSLRVLIMTPTGRDAALAEDALNRSGLSTFICGDEEELRREIAKGAGCVLIAEEALPHDGAVAWDDLIGPEPAWSKLPIVLLLARGHSQKELKSLRTIEKRPNIGFVERPARKRSLISALKNAIESRHLQYAIRDALDALQTANRRKDEFLAVLAHELRNPLAVICAAVHIKRRRSADGGGDDDMLAAIERQTVQLTRIIDELLDVSRITRGKIELQSERLDLVSLVREVFEHGADKLRGGKHRKQLSIQSTELFIDGDPVRLGQVFSNLLNNAAKYTPDAGAIDVTVTRDGDCAVVSVKDTGVGIPPEMLTRVFDIFTQVDHSLGRAQGGIGVGLSLASSLVRLHGGTIDAHSAGADTGSEFIVRLPLSEAPVAPNIEPAKDKRERRASRTKVLVVDDDLLVGKLTGELIATFGMEVQVVAGGAEALEVMPKFKPRIVFVDIGMPGIDGYETVRRVRQLPGGDSLFVAALSGWGQAEDFKRSAEAGFDRHFVKPIKISELENLFASELLT; encoded by the coding sequence ATGATGGCGGCGGATGGCGCAGCGCAGGTCGTCCCGAGAGTCGAGGATAGCCTGCGCGTTCTGATTATGACGCCAACGGGACGCGATGCCGCCCTCGCCGAAGACGCGCTCAATCGAAGCGGTCTCTCCACCTTCATTTGCGGCGACGAAGAAGAGCTACGCCGGGAGATCGCGAAAGGCGCTGGCTGCGTTCTGATAGCGGAGGAGGCATTGCCGCACGATGGCGCAGTGGCCTGGGACGATTTGATCGGTCCAGAACCGGCGTGGTCCAAGCTGCCCATCGTGCTGCTTCTCGCCCGCGGCCACTCGCAAAAAGAATTGAAGTCGCTGCGAACGATTGAGAAGCGTCCTAATATCGGCTTTGTCGAACGGCCTGCGCGAAAGCGCTCGCTGATCAGCGCGCTCAAGAACGCGATTGAATCCCGTCATCTGCAATACGCCATTCGCGACGCGCTGGACGCGCTGCAGACCGCTAATCGTCGCAAGGACGAGTTCCTTGCGGTGCTGGCCCACGAGTTGCGCAATCCTTTGGCTGTGATTTGCGCCGCGGTTCACATCAAGAGGCGGCGCTCAGCCGACGGGGGCGGCGACGACGACATGCTCGCGGCGATCGAACGGCAGACCGTGCAGCTCACGCGTATTATCGATGAGCTCCTCGATGTTTCACGCATCACCCGCGGCAAAATAGAACTCCAGTCGGAGCGCTTGGATCTTGTCTCGCTGGTGCGCGAAGTGTTCGAACATGGGGCCGACAAACTTCGGGGCGGGAAACATCGCAAGCAGCTTTCTATACAATCAACAGAGCTTTTCATCGATGGCGATCCGGTTCGGCTCGGTCAGGTGTTTTCAAATCTCCTTAACAACGCAGCAAAATACACGCCGGATGCTGGCGCGATCGATGTGACGGTGACGCGGGACGGGGACTGCGCCGTTGTCTCCGTCAAGGATACCGGCGTCGGAATTCCGCCCGAAATGCTGACGCGGGTTTTCGACATCTTCACCCAGGTCGACCACAGTCTCGGCAGGGCTCAAGGCGGTATTGGCGTCGGGCTCTCGCTCGCCAGCAGCCTCGTAAGGCTGCACGGAGGCACGATTGACGCTCATAGTGCTGGCGCGGATACGGGCAGCGAGTTTATCGTTCGGCTTCCGTTGAGTGAAGCGCCCGTCGCCCCGAACATTGAACCTGCGAAAGATAAAAGGGAGCGCCGCGCATCTCGGACGAAGGTGTTGGTTGTGGACGACGACCTCCTTGTCGGCAAACTCACTGGCGAGCTGATCGCCACATTCGGGATGGAGGTCCAAGTCGTCGCTGGCGGCGCCGAGGCGCTGGAAGTCATGCCGAAATTCAAGCCCCGCATCGTCTTTGTCGATATCGGCATGCCCGGGATCGATGGTTACGAGACTGTGCGCAGGGTCAGACAGCTTCCCGGCGGAGATTCGTTATTCGTCGCAGCGTTGTCGGGTTGGGGCCAGGCCGAGGACTTTAAGCGAAGCGCCGAGGCTGGATTTGACCGGCATTTCGTCAAACCGATCAAGATCTCGGAATTGGAAAATTTGTTCGCCTCGGAGTTACTAACCTGA
- a CDS encoding ATPase domain-containing protein, translated as MSVPIETTPRFATGVPGLDRVLHGGLPRGALILVEGAPGSGKTTVALQFLIQAVRAGESCLLATSAESPQQLRSIAASHGWSLAGINITGLSEPPSAEEGLDYTLFPEAEVEIGETFDHLFSEVERLRPKLLVLDTISSLRVLAPTAAFHRRQLKRIRDFMAARDCTTVMLDEASTTEKDLRSKTLSDGIIELRQKPSSYGADRRALRVSKLRGCSYMSGSHDVTLAAGGLTVHPRLVAQSFPSLVTATALDSGNSEIDALVGGGLPRGSNTLIAGPAGVGKSTISALYVMAAAKRGEKCAVFLFDESEESYIGRSEGLGLDMRVEVEAGRIELRHLDPAQLSVGEIADLVVDRVEKQGVKLVVIDTLNGYLQSAMEEPSVILHIRELLSFLSRRQIVTIMTLTQHGIFGTELFSPLDFSFLADNVFLLRFFELSGALHKALSIVKKRSGPHEHTIRKLTMRAGGVDVSEPLTSFTGVLTGTPVYQAESIVPFP; from the coding sequence GTGTCCGTGCCGATAGAGACAACCCCGCGTTTTGCGACAGGCGTTCCGGGGCTGGACAGGGTTCTTCACGGCGGACTTCCGCGCGGCGCTCTTATTCTCGTCGAAGGTGCGCCCGGCAGCGGCAAGACGACCGTGGCGCTCCAGTTCCTGATCCAGGCGGTTCGCGCAGGTGAAAGCTGTCTGCTTGCGACGAGCGCCGAGTCGCCGCAACAGTTACGTTCGATCGCCGCATCGCACGGATGGAGTCTCGCCGGGATCAATATCACGGGCCTGTCGGAGCCACCCAGCGCGGAAGAAGGGCTCGATTACACGCTCTTCCCGGAAGCCGAGGTCGAGATCGGCGAGACGTTCGACCATCTTTTTTCCGAAGTCGAACGGTTGAGACCGAAGCTGCTCGTGCTCGATACGATCTCGAGTCTGCGCGTTTTGGCGCCGACGGCGGCCTTCCATCGGCGCCAACTGAAACGTATTCGCGACTTCATGGCGGCGCGCGACTGCACGACGGTGATGCTGGATGAAGCGTCGACGACGGAAAAGGATCTCCGCAGCAAAACTTTGTCTGACGGCATCATCGAATTGCGGCAAAAACCGTCTTCGTACGGGGCCGACCGACGCGCATTACGCGTGAGTAAACTGCGCGGCTGCAGCTATATGAGCGGCTCGCACGACGTAACGCTCGCCGCCGGAGGGCTGACCGTGCACCCTCGCCTCGTCGCGCAGAGCTTTCCGAGCCTCGTGACGGCGACGGCGCTCGACTCCGGCAATTCAGAGATCGACGCGCTTGTCGGCGGCGGGCTTCCGAGAGGTTCGAACACGCTCATCGCTGGGCCTGCGGGCGTTGGAAAATCTACTATATCAGCGCTCTACGTGATGGCCGCGGCCAAGCGCGGCGAGAAATGCGCCGTTTTTCTGTTCGATGAGAGCGAGGAGAGCTATATAGGGCGCAGCGAAGGGTTGGGCTTGGACATGCGCGTCGAAGTTGAAGCCGGCCGCATTGAACTCAGGCATCTTGATCCGGCTCAACTGAGCGTCGGCGAGATTGCCGACCTGGTCGTGGATCGAGTCGAGAAGCAGGGCGTGAAGCTCGTCGTGATCGACACGCTGAACGGCTATCTGCAATCCGCGATGGAAGAACCAAGTGTTATTCTTCACATCCGGGAGTTGCTCTCCTTTCTGAGCCGTCGTCAGATTGTCACCATCATGACGCTGACACAGCACGGAATTTTCGGAACGGAGCTCTTTTCGCCGCTGGACTTCAGCTTCCTGGCCGACAATGTGTTCCTGCTTCGTTTTTTCGAGCTTAGCGGCGCGCTGCACAAGGCCTTGTCGATCGTCAAAAAGCGTAGCGGCCCACATGAGCACACGATCCGGAAACTGACGATGAGAGCGGGCGGCGTCGACGTCAGCGAGCCGCTTACCAGCTTTACAGGCGTCCTAACGGGGACGCCTGTGTATCAGGCTGAATCCATCGTTCCATTTCCATGA
- a CDS encoding DGQHR domain-containing protein yields MDRDTLSDIAESAPLPDAGAELRSSSVAASKSSISVPAQLVSQGAHRFYALVLPSSLLAETCTVEPRVENPEEGFQRLLDPKRAKSIAKYIDAGFGTVPGAVVLSAQSRAHMHYDRATGALTFRQDPRAFLIIDGQHRIFGFKLAKRAVDVPVVIYNKLKRSEECRLFMDINTKQRPVPNELLLDIRRLSEVETKADALLHDVFDLFHTRDDSALKDLLSPAERRKGTISRVTFNAALRSIKGAFVDARAEEVYAVLNAYLRACRHGLGLHNADEQITHPALFKALALLFANVAERVADRHGGKYTVTNFEDVLIPFFKRLKKSDLPRAGMSHVALHEHYGKALSAGFLIKQWLFS; encoded by the coding sequence ATGGATCGGGACACGCTCAGCGATATCGCCGAATCCGCCCCATTGCCGGACGCAGGGGCCGAATTACGCAGTTCCTCCGTCGCCGCCAGCAAATCGTCGATCAGCGTTCCAGCGCAACTCGTTTCTCAAGGCGCGCACCGCTTTTACGCGCTGGTGCTGCCGAGCAGCCTGCTCGCCGAAACCTGCACGGTCGAACCGCGGGTCGAGAATCCGGAGGAAGGCTTCCAGCGCCTGCTCGATCCAAAGCGCGCGAAGTCCATCGCCAAATATATCGACGCCGGATTCGGAACGGTTCCCGGCGCCGTCGTGCTGTCGGCGCAGTCGCGCGCGCATATGCATTATGACCGCGCCACGGGAGCTCTGACATTCCGGCAGGACCCCCGCGCGTTCCTGATCATCGACGGGCAACATCGGATTTTCGGCTTCAAGCTGGCGAAGCGCGCCGTCGACGTGCCGGTGGTGATCTACAACAAGCTGAAGCGTTCGGAAGAATGCCGGCTGTTCATGGACATCAACACCAAGCAGCGGCCGGTGCCCAATGAGCTGTTGCTCGACATCCGTCGCCTCTCGGAAGTCGAGACGAAAGCCGACGCGCTGTTGCACGACGTCTTCGATCTTTTTCACACACGCGACGACAGCGCGCTCAAGGACCTGCTCAGTCCGGCGGAGCGGCGCAAGGGCACGATTTCGCGCGTCACCTTCAACGCCGCGCTGCGCTCGATCAAGGGCGCATTCGTCGATGCGCGGGCCGAGGAAGTCTATGCGGTGCTCAACGCCTATTTGCGCGCCTGCCGGCATGGTCTCGGATTGCACAACGCCGATGAGCAGATCACGCATCCGGCGCTGTTCAAGGCGCTGGCGCTGCTGTTCGCCAATGTCGCCGAGCGCGTCGCCGATCGCCACGGCGGAAAATACACGGTGACGAACTTCGAGGACGTGCTCATTCCCTTCTTCAAACGATTGAAGAAATCGGATCTGCCGCGCGCCGGCATGAGCCATGTCGCGCTGCATGAGCATTACGGCAAGGCGCTAAGCGCCGGCTTCCTGATCAAACAGTGGCTGTTCTCTTGA
- a CDS encoding glycosyltransferase gives MNVVPIDSVASSASQIKDELPPQPFKRRALADSSAIRRMSPSRATASRSIPVEIAFLSAYGVPEQVLQFAAATARRQGVCADEALLAEGLVCEDVYYRALAKHLNVDFVDSPVDVAPSGVATAECGYARVRDPSSGFLWLFAPSGSGVFRLMSARRAAKGRPLFAITTRTRFLEAVRRADPANAARDAAFLVERVDRDLCARGGLRRGQVGLLLVALIGLAASLYAPFFFLRLASALLLASAFFCGAFLRLFACAASLQRCADAQPLESEAQLPIYTIVLALYQEAAVARQLARAIDRLDYPRAKLDIKFVIEADDEPTAAALRSHPPHAPHEIVVAPEGAPRTKPRALNVAMPLARGSLVAVFDAEDLPEPRQLRRAATLFAASPPSVACLQASLAIDNGELNWMTALFALEYAALFDVYNKGLAAMRMPLFLGGTSNHFRIEALRDIGFWDAFNVTEDADLGLRLARAGFEVRTFASQTFEEAPAVFGALVKQRTRWFKGWMQTFIVHCRRPMRLFVDLGSRRAIAVLAMFASGLFGPLLGPFLAARMASDAIFGALLAPVAPLEVALSTLWCCLAIAGAVSLILPLAMGMRRRGLTRFRRALLYLPLWLMMLSIAAWRALYELWRRPFHWEKTEHGLTIRGVVEAEKDVNPFVSREQPLFDQEAGA, from the coding sequence ATGAATGTTGTGCCGATCGATAGTGTTGCTTCCTCTGCTTCGCAGATCAAGGACGAACTTCCTCCTCAGCCTTTCAAACGCCGGGCGCTCGCTGACTCCTCGGCCATTCGCCGGATGTCGCCGTCGCGCGCCACCGCGTCGAGATCCATTCCCGTCGAAATCGCCTTTCTTTCGGCGTACGGCGTGCCGGAGCAGGTGCTGCAATTCGCCGCTGCGACGGCGCGCCGCCAAGGCGTTTGCGCCGACGAAGCGCTGCTCGCCGAAGGGCTCGTCTGCGAGGATGTCTACTATCGGGCGCTGGCGAAGCATCTCAACGTCGACTTCGTCGACAGTCCAGTCGACGTCGCCCCGTCAGGCGTTGCGACGGCCGAATGCGGCTACGCGCGGGTTCGGGATCCGTCGAGCGGGTTTCTTTGGCTGTTCGCGCCGAGCGGCAGCGGCGTCTTCCGGTTGATGAGCGCGCGGCGTGCGGCAAAAGGCCGGCCGCTCTTCGCGATCACCACCCGAACACGGTTCTTGGAGGCGGTGCGTCGCGCCGATCCCGCCAACGCCGCGCGCGACGCGGCCTTTCTCGTCGAGCGCGTCGACAGGGACCTATGCGCCCGCGGCGGCTTGCGGCGCGGACAGGTGGGACTGCTGCTCGTCGCGCTGATCGGACTGGCGGCGAGCCTTTACGCCCCCTTCTTCTTTCTACGCCTTGCATCGGCCTTGCTCCTTGCAAGCGCGTTCTTTTGCGGGGCGTTTCTGAGGCTTTTCGCCTGCGCGGCGAGCCTTCAACGCTGCGCAGACGCCCAACCGCTCGAAAGCGAGGCGCAACTGCCGATCTACACGATCGTGCTTGCGCTCTATCAAGAAGCCGCCGTTGCGCGCCAGCTCGCTCGGGCGATCGACCGCTTGGATTATCCGAGAGCCAAGCTCGACATAAAATTCGTTATCGAAGCCGACGATGAACCAACGGCTGCGGCGTTGCGCTCGCATCCGCCGCACGCGCCGCATGAGATCGTGGTTGCGCCCGAGGGCGCTCCGCGCACCAAGCCGCGAGCCCTCAACGTCGCCATGCCGCTCGCGCGCGGATCGCTCGTCGCGGTGTTCGACGCGGAGGATTTGCCCGAGCCACGCCAATTGCGCCGCGCCGCGACGCTCTTCGCCGCCTCGCCGCCGAGCGTCGCCTGTCTGCAGGCGAGCCTCGCCATCGACAACGGCGAGCTAAATTGGATGACGGCGTTGTTCGCGCTTGAATACGCCGCGCTTTTTGACGTCTACAACAAGGGCCTCGCAGCGATGCGCATGCCGCTCTTCCTTGGCGGCACGTCGAACCATTTCCGCATCGAGGCTTTGCGCGACATCGGCTTCTGGGATGCGTTCAACGTCACCGAGGACGCGGATCTCGGCCTGCGGCTCGCCCGTGCGGGATTTGAGGTGCGGACATTCGCCTCGCAAACTTTCGAAGAGGCGCCCGCGGTCTTCGGCGCGCTGGTGAAGCAGCGCACGCGCTGGTTCAAAGGCTGGATGCAGACATTCATCGTGCATTGCCGCCGCCCTATGCGGCTTTTCGTCGATCTCGGCTCGCGGCGCGCGATCGCGGTGCTCGCCATGTTCGCCAGCGGATTGTTTGGTCCTTTGCTCGGCCCGTTCTTGGCGGCGCGCATGGCCTCTGACGCGATCTTTGGGGCTCTGTTGGCGCCGGTTGCGCCATTAGAAGTCGCCTTGAGCACGCTGTGGTGCTGTCTGGCGATCGCCGGCGCCGTCTCCCTGATCTTGCCGCTTGCCATGGGGATGCGCCGGCGCGGCCTGACGCGGTTTCGCCGCGCGCTTCTCTATCTGCCGCTGTGGCTGATGATGCTGAGCATCGCCGCCTGGCGCGCGCTTTATGAACTCTGGCGGCGTCCCTTCCATTGGGAAAAAACCGAGCATGGGCTGACCATACGCGGCGTTGTCGAAGCGGAAAAAGACGTCAACCCATTCGTCTCAAGAGAACAGCCACTGTTTGATCAGGAAGCCGGCGCTTAG
- a CDS encoding transporter substrate-binding domain-containing protein, with protein sequence MRRLPQPRRTGLLASIRAALAALFLTSCFTAAAADGAPPAPAPPASAPPATNAPSFWDPNRTPEKPDVSGLRQIRFLTEDDYPPFNFLLSDGQVAGFNVDLAKAICVELDTTCTIQRRRWDLLIPSLNDNSGDAIIASLAINDETRKQADFSGPYMLTPGRFAMQADTTLTSASPAALADRPIAVVAGSRHEAFLQAFYPRSTLVTFETPALARNALKNGRVQAVFGDAIALSYWLNGAEAAGCCVFRDGPFTDPKYFGEGVGIAVKKGNAPLRRALDYALSRLAQRGVFAELYLKYFPVGPF encoded by the coding sequence ATGCGCCGTCTCCCTCAGCCGCGCCGAACCGGTCTTCTCGCCTCCATTCGTGCGGCGCTCGCCGCGCTGTTCCTAACGTCCTGCTTCACGGCTGCGGCGGCTGACGGCGCGCCGCCCGCGCCGGCGCCCCCCGCGTCGGCGCCGCCGGCCACGAATGCGCCATCATTTTGGGACCCCAACCGCACGCCGGAAAAGCCCGACGTCTCGGGACTGCGCCAGATCCGCTTCCTGACCGAGGACGACTATCCGCCGTTCAATTTTCTGCTCTCGGATGGGCAGGTCGCCGGCTTCAACGTCGATCTGGCCAAGGCGATCTGCGTCGAACTCGACACCACCTGCACGATCCAGCGGCGGCGGTGGGATCTGCTCATTCCGTCGCTCAACGACAATAGCGGCGACGCCATCATCGCTTCGCTCGCGATCAACGATGAAACTCGAAAACAGGCCGATTTTTCTGGACCTTACATGCTGACGCCCGGCCGGTTCGCCATGCAGGCCGACACCACCCTGACGTCGGCGTCTCCCGCCGCCCTCGCCGATCGCCCGATCGCGGTGGTCGCGGGCTCGCGACACGAGGCGTTTCTGCAAGCCTTCTATCCGCGCTCGACCTTGGTGACGTTCGAAACGCCTGCCCTCGCCCGCAACGCGCTAAAGAACGGCCGCGTTCAGGCGGTTTTCGGCGACGCCATCGCCCTTTCCTACTGGCTGAACGGCGCCGAGGCGGCGGGCTGCTGCGTCTTTCGGGATGGCCCCTTCACCGATCCGAAATATTTCGGCGAGGGCGTCGGCATCGCCGTGAAAAAAGGCAACGCGCCGCTGCGCCGGGCGCTCGATTATGCGCTCTCCCGCCTCGCCCAGCGCGGCGTTTTCGCCGAGCTTTATTTGAAATATTTCCCGGTGGGGCCGTTCTGA
- a CDS encoding Hpt domain-containing protein: MAKLADSTFLNCQAQPQPFSVADGESPIDLVHLSRQTFGDHDLERELLGLFDAQAAQFAKRLRAPGGQGDADWRIALAHTIKGSARAVGATEVGRAAEAYEQALRGEDASAAEKSEILGAAIGRARSAIALLLGGAAQNGPTGKYFK; encoded by the coding sequence ATGGCGAAACTGGCGGACTCCACGTTTCTAAATTGCCAAGCTCAGCCGCAGCCGTTTTCCGTGGCCGACGGAGAGTCGCCGATCGACCTGGTCCATCTCTCCCGGCAGACCTTTGGCGATCATGATCTCGAACGCGAGCTGCTGGGACTTTTCGACGCACAGGCGGCGCAGTTTGCGAAACGCTTGCGCGCGCCGGGCGGGCAGGGCGACGCCGACTGGCGCATCGCGCTTGCGCATACCATCAAGGGCTCAGCGCGGGCAGTCGGCGCAACTGAGGTGGGGCGCGCGGCGGAGGCCTACGAACAGGCGTTGCGCGGCGAGGATGCGAGCGCCGCCGAGAAGTCCGAGATCCTCGGCGCCGCCATTGGACGCGCGCGTAGCGCCATCGCTCTATTGCTGGGCGGCGCGGCTCAGAACGGCCCCACCGGGAAATATTTCAAATAA